GTCACCGGCATCAAGAAGCAGGAAGCCGCCGGGCAGTTCGACCTGTTCGGCACGGTCCAGGCCGAAGACACCGTCATCGGCTTGGACCTGACGATCCGCGAACACGAATGGAACCGCAAAGACCTCCTCGCGCTCGAACGCGAGATGCTCGGCCTCTACGTCTCCTCGCACCCCCTGGCCGGCACCGAGAAGATCCTGCGCGCCAACTCCGACCGGCCGATCATCCAGATCTTCGACGAGGGCCTGCAGGACGGTGCGATGGTCAGCGTTGCTGGAATGCTCGTCGGGGTCTCCCGGCGCACCACCAAGCAGGGCAAGATGTGGGCGTCGGCGACCCTGGAAGACCTCGGCGGCAGCATCGAGGTGCTGTTCTTCCCGAACTCCTACGAAGTGGTCGGTCCGTACCTCATCGAGGACGCGATCGTCGCGGTCAAGGGTCGGGTCAGCCAACGCGATACCGGCGCCACGTCGATCATCGGCATGGACCTCGCCGCGCTGCACGTCACCGAAGCCGACCTCGACGCCCACCCGGCCGTCATCCTGTCGATGCCCATCGACCGCGTCTACGACCTGACCGACCCCCTGGCCCGCATCGTCAACTCCCACCCCGGCAAACACCCCGTGCACCTGCGGCTGCGGGGCCGACCCAAGGACGTGGTCCTCGACCTCAAGGTCACCGTCGACCCCGGCGTCGGGTTCCGCTCCGAGGTCAAAGGCATCCTCGGCGCCACCGCGTTTGCGTGACCACCGTCGACCTGATGGGAGGAGCCCAGCTCCCCCCATGCCACCGGTGCACGAGCGAGCTCTACCTCACCGCCCGCACACCGCACCCCACGATGCCCGGCAGCCGCATCGTGGGACTGTGCCCCCGCTGCGACGCCCGCGACCCCCACGCCCAGCCCCTGCTGGCCTACCTCGCCATCCACGACGGAGTCCAACCCGGGGACGAACGCACCGTCGCCGCCCTGCTGCACGACTGGACCGTCACGGCCGCCACCCGCATACCCGACCCGGCCGCCTTCGACGACGACCTGCACACCTGGTCCGCCGGCGACCTATAACAATGCCGATGTCGGCAGAATGTCGGCGAACCCCAACAACGTAGAAGACGATCTATGCGCGTGGTTACGGTAAGCCGGTGAATGGGGGTTCA
This portion of the Allocatelliglobosispora scoriae genome encodes:
- a CDS encoding DUF6300 family protein produces the protein MTTVDLMGGAQLPPCHRCTSELYLTARTPHPTMPGSRIVGLCPRCDARDPHAQPLLAYLAIHDGVQPGDERTVAALLHDWTVTAATRIPDPAAFDDDLHTWSAGDL